The Xiphias gladius isolate SHS-SW01 ecotype Sanya breed wild chromosome 9, ASM1685928v1, whole genome shotgun sequence genome window below encodes:
- the atp2a1l gene encoding ATPase sarcoplasmic/endoplasmic reticulum Ca2+ transporting 1, like, giving the protein MENSHMKNPAECLAYFGVNEHTGLSPDQFKKNLDKYGYNELPAEEGKSIWDLIIEQFEDLLVRILLLAACISFVLAWFEEGEETITAFVEPFVILLILIANAIVGVWQERNAESAIEALKEYEPEMGKVYRSDRKSVQRIKAREIVPGDIVEVSVGDKVPADIRIVSIKSTTLRVDQSILTGESVSVIKHTESVPDPRAVNQDKKNMLFSGTNIAAGRAVGVAVATGVSTEIGKIRDQMAATEQEKTPLQAKLDEFGEQLSKVISLICVAVWAINIGHFNDPVHGGSWIRGAVYYFKIAVALAVAAIPEGLPAVITTCLALGTRRMAKKNAIVRSLPSVETLGCTSVICSDKTGTLTTNQMCVTKMFIVKSVEGEHVGLDAFDISGSKYTPEGEVSQGGAKTNCSTYDGLVELATICSLCNDSSLDFNESKNIYEKVGEATETALCCLVEKMNVFNSNVKNLSKIERANACCTVIKHLMKKNFTLEFSRDRKSMSVYCTPAKGDGGAKMFVKGAPEGVIDRCTYVRVGTTRVPLTNAIKDKILAVIRDWGTGRDTLRCLALATRDTPLKVDEMNLEDSTKFVDYETDLTFVGCVGMLDPPRKEVTGSIELCRDAGIRVIMITGDNKGTAIAICRRIGIFSEDEDVSGKAYTGREFDDLPSGEQPEAVRRAHCFARVEPSHKSKIVEFLQANDDITAMTGDGVNDAPALKKAEIGIAMGSGTAVAKSASEMVLADDNFSSIVAAVEEGRAIYNNMKQFIRYLISSNVGEVVCIFLTAALGLPEALIPVQLLWVNLVTDGLPATALGFNPPDLDIMGKPPRSPREPLISGWLFFRYMAIGAYVGSATVGGAAWWFLYDSTGPGVTYYQLSHFMQCHNENEDFGNIDCEIFEASPPMTMALSVLVTIEMCNALNSLSENQSLIRMPPWSNFWLISAMTLSMSLHFMIIYVDPLPMIFKLTHLSLEQWLMVLKLSFPVILIDEVLKFFARNYVETGKEVK; this is encoded by the exons ATGGAGAACTCACACATGAAGAACCCGGCAGAATGCCTGGCTTACTTCGGGGTAAATGAGCACACTGGTCTCTCTCCCGACCAATTCAAGAAGAACCTGGACAAGTATGGCTACAATG AGCTGCCTGCCGAGGAGG gtAAGAGCATCTGGGACCTGATCATTGAGCAGTTTGAGGACCTGCTTGTCAGGATCCTGCTGCTGGCTGCCTGCATCTCTTTT GTGCTGGCTTGGTTCGAGGAAGGTGAGGAGACCATCACTGCCTTCGTGGAACCCTTCGTCATCCTTCTCATCCTCATCGCTAACGCCATTGTTGGAGTGTGGCAG GAGCGTAACGCTGAAAGTGCCATCGAGGCTCTCAAGGAGTACGAGCCTGAGATGGGCAAGGTTTACCGTTCTGACAGAAAGAGTGTGCAGAGGATCAAGGCCAGAGAAATTGTCCCCGGAGACATTGTGGAGGTGTCTG TTGGTGACAAAGTCCCCGCTGACATCAGGATTGTTTCCATCAAGTCCACCACCCTGCGTGTTGACCAGTCCATCCTTACTG GTGAGTCCGTCAGTGTGATCAAGCACACTGAGTCTGTTCCCGATCCCAGAGCTGTCAACCAGGACAAGAAGAACATGCTTTTCTCT GGCACCAACATCGCTGCTGGCAGGGCCGTCGGTGTGGCTGTGGCCACCGGAGTCTCCACTGAGATTGGCAAGATCCGTGACCAGATGGCTGCCACCGAGCAGGAGAAGACTCCTCTGCAGGCCAAGTTGGACGAGTTCGGCGAGCAGCTGTCCAAGGTTATCTCCCTAATCTGCGTTGCTGTCTGGGCCATCAACATCGGCCACTTCAATGACCCCGTCCATGGAGGCTCATGGATTCGCGGTGCTGTCTACTACTTCAAGATCGCTGTCGCTCTGGCTGTGGCTGCCATCCCTGAGG GTCTGCCCGCTGTCATCACCACCTGCCTGGCCCTTGGTACCCGCCGTATGGCCAAGAAGAACGCCATTGTCAGAAGCCTGCCCTCTGTGGAGACCCTGGGCTGCACCTCCGTCATCTGCTCTGACAAAACTGGCACCCTCACCACCAACCAGATGTGTGTGACCAAG ATGTTCATTGTCAAGAGTGTTGAGGGCGAACATGTTGGTCTTGATGCCTTTGATATCTCTGGCTCCAAGTACACCCCCGAGGGCGAGGT TTCCCAGGGAGGTGCCAAGACCAACTGCAGTACATACGATGGCCTTGTTGAACTCGCCACTATCTGCTCCCTGTGCAACGACTCCTCTCTGGACTTCAACGAG TCCAAAAATATCTATGAGAAGGTTGGTGAGGCTACTGAGACTGCCCTGTGCTGCCTGGTTGAGAAGATGAATGTGTTTAACAGCAACGTGAAGAACCTGTCCAAGATTGAGAGAGCCAACGCCTGCTGCACA GTGATCAAGCACCTCATGAAGAAGAACTTCACTCTGGAGTTCTCCCGTGACAGGAAGTCCATGTCCGTGTACTGCACCCCAGCTAAGGGTGATGGTGGTGCCAAGATGTTCGTGAAG GGTGCCCCCGAGGGTGTGATTGACAGGTGCACTTATGTGCGTGTTGGCACCACCCGCGTGCCCCTGACCAATGCCATCAAGGATAAGATCTTGGCTGTTATCAGGGACTGGGGTACCGGCCGTGACACCCTGCGTTGCTTGGCCCTGGCCACCCGTGACACCCCACTGAAGGTGGATGAGATGAACCTCGAGGACTCAACCAAGTTTGTCGATTACGAG ACTGATCTGACCTTTGTTGGATGCGTGGGTATGCTGGATCCCCCTCGTAAGGAGGTCACTGGCTCCATTGAGCTGTGTAGAGATGCTGGAATCCGTGTCATTATGATCACTG GTGACAATAAGGGAACCGCTATTGCTATTTGCCGCCGCATTGGCATCTTCTCCGAGGACGAGGATGTTTCTGGCAAGGCCTACACTGGACGTGAGTTTGACGATCTGCCCAGCGGTGAACAGCCCGAGGCTGTGCGCAGGGCTCACTGCTTTGCCCGTGTGGAGCCATCCCACAAGTCCAAGATTGTGGAGTTCCTGCAGGCTAATGATGACATTACTGCTATG ACTGGTGATGGTGTGAACGATGCCCCTGCCCTGAAGAAGGCCGAGATCGGCATCGCCATGGGCTCTGGCACTGCCGTTGCCAAGTCTGCCTCTGAGATGGTCCTGGCTGACGACAACTTCTCTTCCATTGTGGCTGCTGTTGAGGAGGGCAGAGCTATCTACAACAACATGAAGCAGTTCATCCGCTACCTCATCTCCTCCAACGTTGGTGAGGTCGTCTG TATCTTCCTGACTGCTGCTCTGGGTCTGCCCGAGGCTCTGATCCCCGTCCAGCTGCTGTGGGTCAACCTGGTGACTGACGGTCTGCCTGCCACCGCTCTGGGCTTCAACCCCCCTGATCTGGACATCATGGGCAAGCCCCCACGTTCACCCAGGGAGCCCCTGATCTCTGGCTGGCTGTTCTTCAGATACATGGCTATTGGTG CATACGTCGGTTCTGCCACTGTTGGTGGTGCTGCCTGGTGGTTCCTGTACGATTCCACTGGCCCAGGCGTCACCTACTACCAGCTG TCCCACTTCATGCAGTGCCACAATGAAAACGAAGACTTTGGCAACATCGACTGTGAAATCTTTGAGGCTTCTCCTCCAATGACCATGGCCCTTTCTGTGCTGGTCACCATTGAGATGTGCAACGCTCTCAACAG ctTGTCTGAGAACCAGTCCCTAATCCGCATGCCCCCATGGAGCAATTTCTGGCTGATCTCCGCCATGACCCTCTCCATGTCCCTGCACTTCATGATCATCTATGTTGACCCTCTGCCT ATGATCTTCAAGTTGACCCATCTGTCCCTCGAGCAGTGGCTCATGGTGCTGAAGCTTTCCTTCCCCGTCATCCTCATTGATGAGGTGCTGAAGTTCTTCGCCCGCAACTACGTTGAGA CAGGTAAAGAAGTTAAATAG